Part of the Methylorubrum populi genome is shown below.
GCGATGGGGCCCGACAATCAGGCTCGGCCGCCCGATCCGGCACGGTCCGACGCCGACTTCCCGGTCGCGGCGGGCGTGCTGTTCGGGCTCGGGCTCGGCGGCTTCTTCGACGGCATCGTGCTGCATCAGGTGCTGCAATGGCACCACATGCTCAGCGCCTGGTACCCGATCACTTCGATCGAGAACCTCGAACTCAACACGCTGTGGGACGGCATCTTCCACAGCGCGACCTACGTCTTCGTTGTGATCGGGCTGTTCATCCTGTGGCGCCGGGCGCGGGGGCGGCATCTGCGCTGGTCGAACCGGGCGCTCATCGGCAGCCTGCTCGTCGGCTGGGGGCTGTTCAACCTCGTCGAAGGGCTGATCGACCACCAGTGGCTCGGCGTTCACCACGTCAACGAGCGGGTGGCGCGCGAGCACTGGCTCGCCTGGGATCTCGGCTTCCTCGCCTGGGGCCTCGCCATGCTGCTGGGCGGCGTCTGGCTGCTGCGGCGGGCCGGCCGCGGGCCGGGCGGGGCCGCTCAGGCGGCGCTGCGGCGATGAGGCGGGCGAAGGCGGGCGGTCTGCGGCGAGGCTCACGGCGGGTCCTGCCCTGGTTCGTCCTAGTCGGCGGCCTCGGCCTCGCGACGATGCCGGCATGGCGTGGGTTGGCGTTCGGTGTCCGGCTGGGCGCCGAGGACCTGCTGCAGATCCGTTGCCTGCCGTGGTGAGAGAGCCCGCGCCCGAAGCGCCTCACGTCGTCGATTGTGCCCCGCGCTCCGCCGCCTCGGTGCCCGGCACGGCCCCCTTCGCCGCCACGTGGCGCACGAAGGTATCGATCCAGGCGTCGAAGCGAGCTATCGCCGCCTCCTCGGCGGCCATGTCGTCGGCCTGATCGTCGGCATAGGCGCGGCCGATCCCCGTCTCGGCATGGCTCCACAGGGCGTCCGGCACCTCGATTCCGCTGTAGCGGCACTGCCAGACGAGCCCCTGATAGGCGAGGCGCTGGTCGCCGCCATAGGGTTCCCGGTCCGGATCAAACCAATCCTTGTGCCGCAGGATCTTGGGACGTCCCGCGGCGTCGAGTTCATTGCCGCCCTCGTTGCCGTAACAGAAGAAGGCGGCGCTGCGACCTTCCAGATGGTTTCGCGTCAGTTCGGGCCAGAGGGCGGAGCGCTCCAGCGCCTGCGCCTTGAGCGTGCTCTTCTTGTCGATCAGGTCGGGCCGCGGATTGCCGCCGCTCATGCAGACGAGCCGATCGAACAGCGCCTTGAGATTCGTGGTGGGGCCGTACCACCAGACCGGGCCGATGAAGGCCCAGGCATCCGCCCGGGCGAGCCGCGGATAGAGCCGCTCGTTCCACATCAGGTCGGGCTGGTGGTCGCTGTCCGGGCCGTAGCAGTTGCAGGGCCAGACGCAGAGCGCCATCGAGCTGCCGACGCAGCCGTTGCAGCCCTGGATCTTCGGCTTGCCGTGCTCGTTGCCGAGATCGACGTGGTCGGCCTGCCATCCGGGCGGCAGCCGGGCCAGCATCCGGTGCATCAGGAAGCGCGCCTTGCCGTCGAGGCCCGGGCAGCCGTCGAGGCGCCGGGCGGAGCCCGCCACGAGGAGCACCTTGAGCGGACGCTCTTCGAGGGGGAGGGTCTCCGCGGCGGCGGCGAATTCGTCCAACGGGGGCCGCTCCTCTGGCGGTATGCGCGTCCGAGGGGACGCACCGGGTGCTGGGGCGAACCGCGGCTGCCCGCCGCGGTTCCCGTTCCGCCCTATCGGCGGGCACCCTTCGCGCCCGCCGTCCGATCGGTTAAACCGGCCGCCGATTCAGTGTCTCTCACGGGGCTCGCGCTGCGCCGCCCCGGCCCGGCGGCCGAACGGTTCGTGAGACACGCTCAAACGGCAGGAAGCGGATTTCGATGACGGCAGGCACGAACCCAGGGTCGCTGGCTACAGGGGCGCTGGCACAAGGGGCGGCGGACGGCTTCACGGCGATCGTGCTCGCCGCCGGCAAGGGCACGCGGATGCGCTCCGACCGGCCCAAGGTGCTCCACGCGCTCGCCAACCGCTCGATGCTCGGCCACGTGCTCGCCGCCGTGCAGGAGGCCGGCGCGTCCCGCCTCGCCGTGGTGGTCGAGCCCGGCCGCGAGGACGTCGCCCGCGAGATCGAGCGAATGGCGCCCGGCGCCGGCGTCCACCCCCAGGCCGAGCGCCTCGGCACGGCCCACGCGGTGCTCGCCGCCCGCCCGGCGCTGGAAGGCGGACAGGACGTGATCGTCGCCTTCGGCGACACGCCCCTCATCACGGCCGAGACCTATACGCGGCTGCGCGCGCCCCTGCGCGAGGGCGCGGCGGTGGCGGTGCTGGCCTTCGAGGCCGCCGACCCGACCGGCTACGGGCGCGTCCTGACGGAGGGCGGCCGCGTCCGGGCGATCCGCGAGGAGAAGGACGCCTCGGAAGACGAGCGGAGCGTCCGCCTGTCGAATGCCGGGCTGATGGCGCTCTCGGGTGCCCTCGCCCTCGGCCTCCTGGAGCGGATCGGCAACGACAACGCCAATCGCGAGTACTACCTCACCGACGCGGTGGCGCTGGCCGTCGCCGACGGGCTTCCCGTCGCCGTGGTGCCGGTGGCCGAGGCGGAGGCGCAGGGGGTCAACGACCGGGTGCAGCTCAGCCAGGCCGAGGCCACGATCCAGGCGCGCCTGCGCCGCGCGGCCCAGCTCGGCGGGGCGACGCTGATCGCCCCCGAGACGGTGTTCCTGAGCGTCGACACGGTGCTCGGCCGCGACGTCGTCGTGGAGCCGCATTGCGTGTTCGGCCCCGGCGTCGTGGTGGGGGACGGCTGCACCATCCGCGCCTTCTCGCACCTGCACGACGCCCGGCTGATGGAGGGCGCGGATATCGGCCCGCACGTGCGCCTGCGCGGCGGCGCGGTGCTGGAGGCCGGCGTCCACCTCGGCAACTTCGTCGAGATCAAGAACGCGACCCTGCACGCGGGCGCGAAGGCGTCCCACCTGACCTATCTCGGCGACGCCGAGATAGGGGCCGGCGCCAATATCGGCGCGGGCACCATCACCTGCAACTATGACGGCGTGTCGAAGCACCGCACGATCATCGGCGCGGGCGCCTTCATCGGCTCGAACTCGGCCCTGGTAGCGCCGGTGAGCGTCGGCGCCGGTGCGCTGGTCGGGGCCGGCTCGGTCATCACCCGCGACGTGCCGGGGGACGCGCTCGCCGTCGCGCGCGGGCGGCAGATCACCCGCGAGGGGGCAGCCAAGACCCTGCGCGAGACGTTAAAGGCGGCCAAAGCCGCGAAGGCGGCCCGCGCGGCGCAGCCGGATTGAGCGGCGCCCGAAGCGCTGGCCTTATCGCGGTCCGGTCCTTACAAGCTCAGGGTTCGCGCCACGCCTAAGGTCCAGCCCTTGCACAGCAGAGGGCCGGGCCTGGGACCTGTCCCGCTTTCGGGGCATCGGGCGTCTGTCTTTGGTGACTTGCAGGATCGGCCATGTGCGGGATCGTCGGCATCGTCGGGCGTGAGTCTGTCGCGGGGGCGCTGGTCGAGGCGCTGAGGCGGCTCGAATATCGCGGCTACGATTCGGCCGGCATCGCCACCCTGGAGCGAGGCCGGCTCGACCGCCGCCGGGCGGAAGGCAAGCTCTCGAACCTCGAGCGCAAGCTGGTCGAGGCACCGCTTCCCGGCGCCATCGGCATCGGCCATACCCGCTGGGCCACGCATGGACGCCCCAACGAGACCAACGCCCACCCGCACGCCACCCCGCGGCTGGCCGTGGTCCATAACGGCATCATCGAGAATTTTCGCGCGTTGAAGGGCGAGCTCGAGGCGGCGGGCGCGCGCTTCGAGAGCGAGACCGACACCGAGGTCGTGGCCCAGCTCGTCACGCACCTGATGGAGCAGGGGCTCGGACCGGTGGCGGCGGTCGCGGCGGCGCTGCCGCGCCTGCACGGCGCCTTTGCCCTGGCCTTCCTGTTCACGGGCGAGGAGGACTTCCTGATCGGTGCCCGCCACGGCGCGCCGCTGGCCATCGGCTTCGGGCAGGGCGAAACCTATCTCGGTTCCGACGCCCTGGCGCTGGCGCCCTTCACCGACGAGATCACCTATCTCGAAGAGGGCGATTGGGCGATCCTGACCCGCGACGGTGCCGAGATCCGCGACATCACCGGTGCGGCGGTGCATCGGCCGCGTCAGCGGATCGCGACCCAGGCCTTTCTCGTCGACAAGGGCAACCACCGCCACTTCATGGCCAAGGAGATCCACGAGCAACCGGAGGTCGTCGGCCGCACGCTCGCCCAGTACATCGACATGGCCCGCGGCCAGGTCGTCCTGCAGGAGACGCTGCCCTTCGATTTCGCCCGGCTCTCGCGCCTCTCGATCACCGCCTGCGGCACCGCCTATTACGCCGGCTTGGTGGCCAAGTACTGGTTCGAGACCCTGGCGCGGCTGCCGGTCGAGATCGACGTCGCCTCCGAGACCCGCTACCGCGAGCCGCCGCTGGAGCGGGACGGGCTGACGCTGGTGATCTCGCAATCGGGCGAGACCGCCGACACGCTCGCCTCGCTGCGCTACGCCAAGGCGCAGGGCCAGCACACGCTGGCGGTGGTCAACGTGCCGACCTCGACCATCGCCCGCGAATCCTCCGCGGTGATGCCGACCTTCGCCGGTCCCGAGATCGGGGTGGCCTCCACGAAGGCGTTCTCCTGCCAGCTCACGGTGCTGCTGTGCCTCGCGCTTGCCGCGGGACGCGCCCGCGGCATCCTCGATGCGGGGCGAGAGCGCGCCATCGTCGACGCGCTCATCACCGCGCCGGGCCTGATGGCCGAGGCGGTCAAGATGGAGGCCGAGGTCGAGGGGCTCGCCCGCGAGATCGCCAAGGCCCGCGACGTGCTCTATCTCGGCCGCGGCACGAGCTATCCGATGGCGCTCGAAGGCGCCCTGAAGCTCAAGGAAATCAGCTACATCCACGCCGAGGGCTACGCGGCGGGCGAACTCAAGCACGGGCCGATCGCCCTGATCGACGAGAGCGTGCCGGTGATCGTGATCGCCCCCCACGACGCGATCTTCGAAAAGACGGTGTCGAACATGCAGGAGGTCGCGGCCCGCGGGGGCAGGATCATCCTCGTCGGCGACGCGAAAGGTGCAGCCGCTGCCGGCCTCGACACGCTGGCGACGCTGACCATGCCGGACGTGGATCCGGTGATCGCGCCGATCGTCTACGCGGTGCCGATCCAGCTCATCGCCTACCACACCGCCGTCTTCATGGGGAAAGACGTCGATCAGCCGCGCAACCTGGCGAAATCGGTGACGGTCGAGTGATCCGGGATCCGCTCGATCGAAGCGGACCCCGAATCGATCGTCTCGAAGGGGTCAGCTGGCTCTAGGAAGAGCGGGCAGGAGCACGGATGGCCCCTGCCGCCTTGTTTCCGCCCGCGGAATCAGGTGCGCCAGGGGTGATCCGGCAGTTCGGTATCGCCGATCGCGCTGGCCCCCGCGAGCGCCACTGCGTCGTCGTTCTCCACAGAGGAGCCGCTGACGCCGATGGCGCCCGACATCTCGCCGTCCGCATCGACGATCGGAATGCCGCCGGGGAAGGTGATCAGGCCCTGGTTCGAGTGCTCGATGCCGTAGAGCGAGCCGCCCGGCTGCGACAGCGAGCCGATCTGTCCCGTCTTCATGCCGAAGAAGACGGCGGTCTTGGCCTTCTTCTGGGCGATGTCGATGGAGCCGACCCAGGCGCCGTCCATGCGGTGGAACGCCTTCAGATTGCCGCCGGAATCCACCACGGCGATACACATCTGCGTGCCGAGTTCGACCGCCTTGGCGCGCGCGGCTTGAATCGCTTTTTCCGCCTGCTCGATGGTGACGTGCATCGCGTCCACTCCCTGAAACTTGGCCACAACGGGCTGCATCGAGGTAAGATTTCGCGGCCCTCGATCAAGTTGCCTCGCGCGCCACTCATACCGAATCCACCCGTCGAATCCGCTCGTTCCCTCCTGGATGGCGGATTAGGGGCCCGCTCAATCGGCACTCGGGCGCCGACGACTCTTGAGCCGTCCGTGCGCAGCCGCTAGGTCTCTGCCCGGAGAGCCGGAGGCCGGAATGCGCCGTCCGCCCGCTCGTTCCGCCTCCCTGAGGTGCATGCGTGGCGCCGACCCTCTCGCCGATTCCGGACGCTCCGGAACCCGCCTCGTCCAAGACGCGCGTCAGCGCCCGCGGCCGGTTGCGGACCTACTTCCTCACCGGCGTGATCGTCGCGGGGCCCCTCGCGATCACGATCTACATCACGTGGTGGTTCATCGCCTTGATCGACGGCTGGGTGAAGCCGCTGGTGCCGGCGAGCTACCTGCCCGACCACTACCTGCCGTTCTCGATTCCGGGCCTCGGTCTTCTTATCGCCTTCGTGGCGGTGACCCTGCTCGGCTTCCTCACCGCCAACCTCGTCGGGCGTTCGGTGGTGGAATTCGGTGAGGTGCTGCTGGCGCGCACGCCCGTGATCTCCGGCCTGTACCGGGGCCTTCGTCAGATCTTCGAGACCCTGTTCTCGGCCAACGGCACCTCGTTCCGCACCGTCGGCCTCGTGGAGTTCCCGGTGAAGGGAACGTGGTCGGTGGTGTTTCTCTCGGCCCCCGCGGCGAACGAGGTGCAGGGCGCGCTCCAGGCGAAGGAGGGCGGCGGCCACGACTATGTCGGCGTGTTCCTGCCCTGTGCACCGAATCCCACCACGGGATTCTTCTTCTACCTGCCGCGGGCCGAGATCGTGGAGATCAACATCAGCGTGGACGACGCGGCCAAGCTCGTGATGTCGGCGGGCGTGATCCAGCCGGAGGATCCGCGGGCCGGCTTCCATGCCATGGCCGCCTCCCTGCGCCAGGCCCAGATGGCGGAGGACGAGGCCGCCCCCGAAACGGAAAAAGCGCGCCGGGAACCGGCGCGCCCTGATCTCTGAGGCCGTCTGCGAGGCGTCGCCGCCTCAGTGGCGCAGCGAGGCTTTCTCGACCGGCAGCGTCGGCGGGGTCGCGTCGGCGACCTGATGTCCGGTCACGGGGCGGGCAACCGGCGAGGACCAATCGGTTGCGATCTGGGCGGTCAGCAGCAGGGCGAGCCCGGCGCAGAGAGCATTGGCCGCGATCCAGAGCCGGCGCGAGGATTGCCGCACGGCGCTGACGAGCGCGTCCGTCGTGGTCTCGTCGCGCGTCTCGCGATCCGAGATCGGCATGAGCCAGGGTTCGACGGAGAGCGCATCGGCTCCCCAATTCTCGGAGGAACCCGGCAGGCGTTGGAACGGTGCGATCGACATCGCGATCCTCCTTTTTTCCAGTGGCA
Proteins encoded:
- a CDS encoding DUF2243 domain-containing protein — translated: MGPDNQARPPDPARSDADFPVAAGVLFGLGLGGFFDGIVLHQVLQWHHMLSAWYPITSIENLELNTLWDGIFHSATYVFVVIGLFILWRRARGRHLRWSNRALIGSLLVGWGLFNLVEGLIDHQWLGVHHVNERVAREHWLAWDLGFLAWGLAMLLGGVWLLRRAGRGPGGAAQAALRR
- a CDS encoding NAD(P)H-dependent oxidoreductase: MDEFAAAAETLPLEERPLKVLLVAGSARRLDGCPGLDGKARFLMHRMLARLPPGWQADHVDLGNEHGKPKIQGCNGCVGSSMALCVWPCNCYGPDSDHQPDLMWNERLYPRLARADAWAFIGPVWWYGPTTNLKALFDRLVCMSGGNPRPDLIDKKSTLKAQALERSALWPELTRNHLEGRSAAFFCYGNEGGNELDAAGRPKILRHKDWFDPDREPYGGDQRLAYQGLVWQCRYSGIEVPDALWSHAETGIGRAYADDQADDMAAEEAAIARFDAWIDTFVRHVAAKGAVPGTEAAERGAQSTT
- the glmU gene encoding bifunctional UDP-N-acetylglucosamine diphosphorylase/glucosamine-1-phosphate N-acetyltransferase GlmU codes for the protein MTAGTNPGSLATGALAQGAADGFTAIVLAAGKGTRMRSDRPKVLHALANRSMLGHVLAAVQEAGASRLAVVVEPGREDVAREIERMAPGAGVHPQAERLGTAHAVLAARPALEGGQDVIVAFGDTPLITAETYTRLRAPLREGAAVAVLAFEAADPTGYGRVLTEGGRVRAIREEKDASEDERSVRLSNAGLMALSGALALGLLERIGNDNANREYYLTDAVALAVADGLPVAVVPVAEAEAQGVNDRVQLSQAEATIQARLRRAAQLGGATLIAPETVFLSVDTVLGRDVVVEPHCVFGPGVVVGDGCTIRAFSHLHDARLMEGADIGPHVRLRGGAVLEAGVHLGNFVEIKNATLHAGAKASHLTYLGDAEIGAGANIGAGTITCNYDGVSKHRTIIGAGAFIGSNSALVAPVSVGAGALVGAGSVITRDVPGDALAVARGRQITREGAAKTLRETLKAAKAAKAARAAQPD
- the glmS gene encoding glutamine--fructose-6-phosphate transaminase (isomerizing), with translation MCGIVGIVGRESVAGALVEALRRLEYRGYDSAGIATLERGRLDRRRAEGKLSNLERKLVEAPLPGAIGIGHTRWATHGRPNETNAHPHATPRLAVVHNGIIENFRALKGELEAAGARFESETDTEVVAQLVTHLMEQGLGPVAAVAAALPRLHGAFALAFLFTGEEDFLIGARHGAPLAIGFGQGETYLGSDALALAPFTDEITYLEEGDWAILTRDGAEIRDITGAAVHRPRQRIATQAFLVDKGNHRHFMAKEIHEQPEVVGRTLAQYIDMARGQVVLQETLPFDFARLSRLSITACGTAYYAGLVAKYWFETLARLPVEIDVASETRYREPPLERDGLTLVISQSGETADTLASLRYAKAQGQHTLAVVNVPTSTIARESSAVMPTFAGPEIGVASTKAFSCQLTVLLCLALAAGRARGILDAGRERAIVDALITAPGLMAEAVKMEAEVEGLAREIAKARDVLYLGRGTSYPMALEGALKLKEISYIHAEGYAAGELKHGPIALIDESVPVIVIAPHDAIFEKTVSNMQEVAARGGRIILVGDAKGAAAAGLDTLATLTMPDVDPVIAPIVYAVPIQLIAYHTAVFMGKDVDQPRNLAKSVTVE
- a CDS encoding GlcG/HbpS family heme-binding protein, which translates into the protein MHVTIEQAEKAIQAARAKAVELGTQMCIAVVDSGGNLKAFHRMDGAWVGSIDIAQKKAKTAVFFGMKTGQIGSLSQPGGSLYGIEHSNQGLITFPGGIPIVDADGEMSGAIGVSGSSVENDDAVALAGASAIGDTELPDHPWRT
- a CDS encoding DUF502 domain-containing protein is translated as MAPTLSPIPDAPEPASSKTRVSARGRLRTYFLTGVIVAGPLAITIYITWWFIALIDGWVKPLVPASYLPDHYLPFSIPGLGLLIAFVAVTLLGFLTANLVGRSVVEFGEVLLARTPVISGLYRGLRQIFETLFSANGTSFRTVGLVEFPVKGTWSVVFLSAPAANEVQGALQAKEGGGHDYVGVFLPCAPNPTTGFFFYLPRAEIVEINISVDDAAKLVMSAGVIQPEDPRAGFHAMAASLRQAQMAEDEAAPETEKARREPARPDL